The following are encoded in a window of bacterium genomic DNA:
- the ptsP gene encoding phosphoenolpyruvate--protein phosphotransferase: MKAETRKPGSASSRGGADAPHGAKKKSTGFRVLEDVSAITEHATEELEDTLQRIVEVIARRTSTDVCSAYLLDPRQQRLTLTATTGLEQSAIGKVSMDVGEGLTGMAIEKLEPVMVVDAIAHPRYKYFPETGEERYHSFAGVPIVDRGTPLGVLVVQTLRRRKFSGNEMRLLRAIASQVAGIIVQARLLEDLRSKEEERREYRRRMMAAVKRLQAYEKTIGEETQPAPRRARHGRLVGLPAAPGFGAGRAYILQPPVSLAMVEDRAAADPAAEKVRFHRAVSESIRELEALKVRLARRLPEFDVNIIEAHRMMLEDRGFLGKIDAEIKGGAGAEAALRRVVEEYLASFANMSDPYLAERAADVKDVGLRLLRNLLGVEEPERALEPDTVLVADEVTISDLSVIDHEHLRGIVLATGGTTSHVTILAKSFEIPTVVGARPTQGEDVHEGDQLIVDGNSGVVYVNPPVDVTREYERLDREYRAFNRELDALKAMPAETTDGRRVNLHANIGLVADLHFVHRHGADGIGLYRTEFPFLTFRDLPDEEEQYQLYARVVRSMEGRQVTIRTLDVGADKAPTYLHLAPERNPFLGWRSIRISLEMPELFKTQIRALLRVATLGRIRILLPMISGVEEVRRAKELIEEAKDELRARGREFDATVPVGIMVEVPSAVALASHLIREVDFFSIGTNDLIQYLLAVDRGNAKVASLFEPLHPAVLAAIHDTVQAAKGAGKSVGICGEMAADPLCTLVLLGLGLDDLSMGPFFIPVVKRIIRSVPDATVRALTRDILGLPTVKEVKGYLFDGMKSLGIIELMEFYH, translated from the coding sequence ATGAAGGCGGAGACGCGCAAGCCCGGTAGCGCCAGCAGCCGCGGCGGCGCCGACGCCCCACACGGTGCGAAGAAGAAGAGCACCGGGTTCCGCGTCCTCGAAGACGTCAGCGCGATCACCGAGCACGCCACCGAGGAGCTCGAGGATACGCTCCAGCGCATCGTCGAGGTCATCGCGCGGCGCACCAGCACCGACGTCTGCTCGGCCTACCTTCTCGACCCGCGCCAGCAGCGGCTGACGCTCACCGCCACGACGGGCCTCGAGCAATCGGCGATCGGCAAGGTGTCGATGGACGTCGGCGAGGGTCTCACCGGCATGGCCATCGAGAAGCTTGAGCCGGTGATGGTCGTCGATGCCATCGCGCATCCCCGCTACAAGTACTTCCCGGAGACGGGCGAGGAGCGCTACCACTCGTTCGCCGGCGTGCCCATCGTCGACCGCGGGACGCCCCTCGGCGTGCTCGTCGTGCAGACGCTCCGCCGGCGCAAGTTCTCCGGCAACGAGATGCGCCTCCTGCGTGCGATCGCGAGCCAGGTGGCCGGCATCATCGTCCAGGCGCGCCTCCTCGAGGACCTGCGCAGCAAGGAGGAGGAGCGGCGCGAGTACCGCCGGCGCATGATGGCCGCGGTGAAGCGGCTCCAGGCCTACGAGAAGACGATCGGCGAGGAGACGCAGCCCGCGCCGCGCCGCGCGCGCCACGGCCGGCTCGTGGGACTGCCGGCCGCGCCGGGCTTCGGGGCCGGCCGCGCATACATCCTCCAGCCGCCGGTGTCGCTGGCGATGGTCGAGGATCGTGCCGCCGCCGATCCCGCCGCCGAGAAGGTCCGCTTCCACCGCGCCGTCTCCGAGTCGATCCGCGAGCTCGAGGCGCTGAAGGTGCGTCTGGCGCGGCGGCTGCCGGAGTTCGACGTCAACATCATCGAGGCGCATCGGATGATGCTCGAGGACCGCGGTTTCCTCGGCAAGATCGACGCCGAGATCAAGGGCGGCGCGGGCGCCGAGGCCGCGCTCCGCCGGGTCGTCGAGGAGTATCTCGCGAGCTTCGCGAACATGAGCGACCCGTACCTGGCCGAGCGCGCCGCCGACGTGAAGGACGTCGGCCTGCGGCTGCTGCGCAACCTGCTCGGGGTCGAGGAGCCGGAGCGGGCGCTCGAGCCGGACACGGTGCTCGTGGCCGACGAGGTGACCATCTCCGACCTGTCGGTCATCGACCACGAGCACCTGCGCGGCATCGTGCTCGCGACCGGCGGGACGACGTCGCACGTCACCATCCTCGCCAAGTCGTTCGAGATCCCGACCGTCGTCGGGGCGCGGCCCACGCAGGGCGAGGACGTCCACGAGGGCGACCAGCTCATCGTCGACGGCAACTCGGGCGTCGTCTACGTGAACCCGCCCGTCGACGTCACGCGCGAGTACGAGCGTCTCGACCGCGAGTACCGCGCCTTCAACCGCGAGCTCGACGCGTTGAAGGCGATGCCGGCGGAGACCACCGACGGGCGCCGCGTCAACCTGCACGCCAACATCGGCCTCGTCGCCGACCTGCACTTCGTGCACCGGCACGGTGCCGACGGCATCGGGCTCTATCGCACCGAGTTCCCCTTCCTCACCTTCCGCGACCTCCCCGACGAGGAGGAGCAGTACCAGCTCTATGCGCGCGTCGTGCGCAGCATGGAGGGGCGGCAGGTGACGATCCGCACGCTCGACGTCGGGGCGGACAAGGCGCCGACGTATCTCCACCTCGCGCCCGAGCGGAACCCGTTCCTCGGCTGGCGCTCGATCCGCATCTCGCTCGAGATGCCCGAGCTATTCAAGACGCAGATCCGCGCCCTGCTCCGCGTCGCGACGCTGGGCCGCATCCGCATCCTCCTGCCGATGATCTCAGGGGTGGAGGAAGTGCGGCGTGCGAAGGAGCTGATCGAGGAGGCCAAGGACGAGCTGCGCGCGCGCGGCCGCGAGTTCGACGCCACGGTGCCGGTCGGCATCATGGTCGAGGTGCCGTCGGCGGTGGCGCTCGCGTCGCACCTGATCCGCGAGGTCGATTTCTTTTCGATCGGCACCAACGACCTGATCCAGTACCTCCTCGCCGTCGATCGCGGGAACGCGAAGGTCGCGAGCCTCTTCGAGCCGCTCCATCCTGCGGTCCTCGCGGCGATCCACGACACCGTGCAGGCGGCCAAGGGCGCGGGGAAATCGGTCGGGATCTGCGGCGAGATGGCGGCCGATCCGCTCTGCACGCTCGTGCTGCTCGGGCTCGGGCTCGACGATCTCTCCATGGGGCCGTTCTTCATCCCGGTGGTGAAGCGCATCATCCGCTCGGTCCCCGATGCGACGGTGCGCGCGCTCACGCGCGACATCCTCGGGCTGCCCACCGTGAAGGAAGTGAAGGGCTATCTGTTCGACGGGATGAAGAGCCTCGGCATCATCGAGCTGATGGAGTTCTATCACTGA
- a CDS encoding DegT/DnrJ/EryC1/StrS family aminotransferase: MSVPFLDLGAQDREVGAAVRAAVAEVLDSRQYVLGPHGERFEAAMAEYCGVRFALGVASGTDALALGLRALGVGPGTRVLTTPFTFWATASTILRLGARPVFADVDPETLNLDPAAVEAVLARDGADIAGIVPVHLFGRVADMDALGAVAARHGLWLLEDAAQAVGAGTAAGPAGSLGRAGAISFYPTKNLGGIGDGGMLLTSDPAVADHVRRERNQGLVAPYVHEGVGLCSRLDAVQAAALGAKLPHLDAWNVRRRAIAAWYAEGFAAAGLAGVGGPLRLPAPGGEAHVFHVYTVRARDRDALQAHLGREGIGTQVYYRTPLHRQPAMRDRADVPCGVPVSERAADEVLALPMWPQLARAQVERVVAAVGAFYGAEPARGRAAGSD, from the coding sequence ATGTCCGTCCCGTTCCTCGATCTCGGCGCCCAGGACCGCGAGGTGGGCGCCGCCGTCCGCGCGGCCGTCGCCGAGGTGCTCGACTCGCGCCAGTACGTTCTCGGGCCCCACGGCGAGCGCTTCGAGGCGGCCATGGCCGAGTACTGCGGCGTGCGCTTCGCGCTCGGAGTGGCCTCCGGCACCGACGCGCTGGCCCTGGGCCTTCGGGCGCTCGGTGTCGGCCCGGGTACGCGGGTGCTCACCACGCCGTTCACCTTCTGGGCGACCGCGAGCACGATCCTGCGCCTCGGCGCCCGCCCGGTCTTCGCCGACGTCGACCCCGAGACGCTGAACCTCGACCCCGCGGCGGTGGAGGCGGTCCTCGCGCGCGACGGGGCCGATATCGCCGGCATCGTGCCGGTGCATCTCTTCGGCCGGGTGGCCGACATGGACGCGCTGGGCGCCGTCGCCGCCCGACACGGGCTGTGGCTGCTGGAGGATGCGGCGCAGGCCGTGGGCGCGGGCACGGCCGCCGGCCCGGCCGGCTCGTTGGGACGTGCAGGAGCCATCTCTTTCTACCCCACGAAGAACCTCGGCGGGATCGGCGACGGCGGCATGCTGCTGACGAGCGATCCGGCCGTCGCCGACCACGTCCGGCGCGAGCGCAACCAGGGGCTCGTCGCCCCGTACGTCCACGAGGGCGTCGGGTTGTGCTCGCGGCTCGATGCCGTCCAGGCGGCCGCGCTCGGCGCCAAGCTGCCCCATCTCGACGCGTGGAACGTCCGCCGGCGTGCGATCGCGGCGTGGTACGCGGAGGGGTTCGCGGCGGCGGGACTCGCGGGGGTGGGCGGCCCGCTGCGGCTGCCGGCCCCGGGCGGGGAGGCCCACGTCTTCCACGTCTACACGGTGCGGGCGCGCGACCGCGACGCCCTCCAGGCCCACCTCGGCCGGGAGGGCATCGGCACCCAGGTCTACTACCGCACGCCCCTCCACCGGCAGCCGGCGATGCGCGACCGGGCCGACGTGCCGTGCGGCGTTCCGGTGTCGGAGCGCGCGGCGGACGAGGTCCTCGCGCTGCCCATGTGGCCGCAGCTCGCACGGGCCCAGGTGGAGCGTGTCGTCGCGGCCGTCGGGGCCTTCTACGGCGCGGAGCCGGCGCGCGGCCGTGCGGCCGGCTCGGATTGA
- a CDS encoding helix-turn-helix domain-containing protein, with product MSRNALVRLLAERAWTDAELAERAGLDRAHLNLLKNGRALPTVATALAIARALGVSVAAAFPPGSSTARRTRGVTSCRRS from the coding sequence ATGAGCCGCAACGCCCTCGTGCGGCTGCTCGCCGAGCGCGCCTGGACCGATGCCGAGCTCGCGGAACGCGCGGGGCTCGACCGCGCGCACCTGAACCTGCTCAAGAACGGGCGCGCGCTGCCGACCGTCGCCACCGCGCTGGCCATCGCCCGCGCGCTCGGGGTGTCCGTGGCCGCCGCGTTTCCGCCCGGCTCGAGCACGGCGCGGCGGACACGCGGCGTCACATCATGTCGCCGTTCATGA
- a CDS encoding helix-turn-helix transcriptional regulator, producing the protein MARPVRPPATRIVNRLPALLAARGMTWGELRRRTLLPARMLSRLRAADANPRLRVAERVAAALDVRIEDVWRCRP; encoded by the coding sequence ATGGCGCGACCCGTTCGGCCCCCGGCGACCCGAATCGTCAACCGCCTGCCGGCGCTGCTGGCCGCACGCGGCATGACCTGGGGCGAGCTGCGACGCCGCACGCTGCTGCCGGCGCGCATGCTCTCCCGCCTGCGCGCCGCCGACGCGAATCCCCGGCTTCGGGTGGCCGAGCGCGTGGCGGCCGCGCTCGACGTCCGCATCGAAGACGTCTGGCGGTGCCGCCCATGA
- a CDS encoding choice-of-anchor D domain-containing protein, which yields MSLRTTAGLRIVRPRAMLRRLRVAPLLGLVLLTLAAAPAPAARKPPPVDALLRIVSPVGKRVPAHPHVNILVSFGVAEGVPADVSTFRARTGRRDLTSDFTPITDASGRVTGMRGRLERGDIKIGRRRTNRIRFVVEAQRPAGSKGKKKMRDIDRIRFRAIETDNLAPVAILPESAVAVPDLPYQFDATDSYDPENDALTYLWDFGDGTTSTEARPEHTYSSDTGDVTVRLTIHDGQAAGESTMRVLSVPPIPDGTTPGVVQIRSDSGLEFGPVAPGTSATRVFTVTNLDEDPMSWVAARIGHTGAGFTITPEEVSLPSGESADVTVTFAPTEEGHRSAQFGVIANASNRNYVSFLAHGYGGSGAGTGPTLAAQPLFYTDLVPSLFGFGIFAILPDGTRKAIDNGVHTCEAPLNGPGTGDFCVVNADCAGNGGTCLQSSTCLSGPNAGRPCAGPGDCPDGFCPAYALFDPLELCGDGAGGIFVLSDEGTYTDPSPGANELAVSVLRLSIDEQANVTDRAIIDRANTETLHLACDGFGASAGGRVYLSEYRTVADQPNCFRTEKEALVAVRKSNGNNQTLMSRIDSAFGYSECGNDGEDFVAHLESSADGQQVYASSELSGLWRIRPTPLLFTQDADELFRLHPDGSVLIATSTDPPDLKTLGIINLYRISPDQVQGGPLPLGPLAPCATFTVPNHGDAENQGRSGVISFAAAPVAPGSRDAVVLVSVAAGARGIDEVISPNLKMRTTLAFLVPTDSTTCTALGPINLETFDQLTF from the coding sequence ATGTCGTTGCGCACTACGGCGGGCCTGCGTATCGTCCGACCTCGCGCCATGCTCCGTCGCCTCCGCGTCGCGCCGCTGCTCGGTCTCGTCCTGCTCACGCTCGCGGCTGCGCCCGCCCCGGCGGCGCGCAAGCCGCCGCCGGTGGATGCGCTCCTGCGCATCGTCTCGCCCGTCGGCAAACGCGTACCCGCCCACCCGCACGTCAACATCCTGGTGTCGTTCGGCGTCGCCGAAGGCGTTCCGGCCGACGTCTCGACGTTCCGCGCGCGCACCGGCCGCCGCGACCTCACCAGCGACTTCACGCCGATCACCGATGCTTCGGGCCGCGTGACCGGCATGCGCGGCCGCCTCGAGCGGGGCGACATCAAGATCGGCCGGCGGCGGACGAACCGCATCCGCTTCGTGGTCGAGGCGCAGCGGCCGGCGGGCAGCAAGGGCAAGAAGAAGATGCGCGACATCGATCGCATCCGCTTCCGCGCGATCGAAACCGACAACCTCGCACCCGTCGCCATCCTGCCCGAGTCCGCCGTCGCCGTCCCCGACCTGCCCTACCAGTTCGACGCCACCGACAGCTACGATCCCGAGAACGACGCGCTGACGTATCTGTGGGACTTCGGCGACGGCACGACGTCGACCGAGGCGCGCCCCGAACACACGTACTCGAGCGACACCGGCGACGTCACCGTGCGGCTCACCATCCACGACGGACAGGCCGCCGGCGAGAGCACGATGCGCGTGCTCTCGGTACCACCCATCCCCGACGGCACCACGCCGGGCGTCGTGCAGATCCGCTCCGACAGCGGGCTCGAGTTCGGCCCGGTCGCGCCGGGCACGTCCGCCACCCGCGTCTTCACGGTGACGAACCTCGACGAAGACCCGATGAGCTGGGTCGCGGCCCGGATCGGTCACACCGGCGCGGGCTTCACCATCACGCCGGAAGAGGTCTCGCTCCCGTCCGGCGAGAGCGCCGACGTCACGGTGACCTTCGCGCCGACCGAGGAGGGGCACCGCTCGGCGCAGTTCGGCGTCATCGCCAACGCGTCGAACCGCAACTACGTCAGCTTCCTCGCACACGGGTACGGCGGCAGCGGCGCCGGCACCGGACCGACCCTCGCGGCCCAGCCGCTCTTCTATACCGACCTCGTGCCGTCGCTGTTCGGCTTCGGCATCTTCGCGATCCTGCCCGACGGTACGCGCAAGGCCATCGACAACGGCGTCCACACCTGCGAGGCGCCGCTCAACGGGCCGGGCACGGGCGACTTCTGTGTCGTCAACGCCGACTGCGCCGGCAACGGCGGCACCTGCCTCCAGAGCTCGACGTGTCTCAGCGGACCGAACGCGGGCCGGCCGTGCGCCGGTCCCGGCGACTGCCCGGACGGCTTCTGCCCGGCCTACGCGCTCTTCGATCCGCTCGAGCTGTGCGGCGACGGGGCCGGCGGCATCTTCGTCCTCAGCGACGAGGGCACCTACACCGACCCCTCGCCCGGCGCGAACGAGCTGGCCGTGAGCGTTCTGCGCCTCTCGATCGACGAGCAGGCGAACGTCACCGACCGGGCGATCATCGACCGCGCCAACACCGAGACGCTCCACCTCGCGTGCGACGGCTTCGGTGCTTCCGCGGGCGGCCGCGTCTATCTCTCCGAGTACCGCACGGTCGCCGATCAGCCGAACTGCTTCCGCACCGAGAAGGAGGCGCTGGTCGCCGTGCGCAAGAGCAACGGCAACAACCAGACGCTCATGTCGCGCATCGACTCCGCGTTCGGCTACTCCGAGTGCGGCAACGACGGCGAGGACTTCGTCGCCCACCTCGAGTCGTCGGCCGACGGCCAGCAGGTCTACGCCAGCTCCGAGCTGAGCGGCCTCTGGCGCATCCGTCCCACGCCGCTGCTCTTCACGCAGGACGCCGATGAGCTCTTCCGCCTGCACCCGGACGGCAGCGTCCTCATCGCCACCAGCACGGACCCACCCGACCTGAAGACGCTCGGCATCATCAACCTCTATCGCATCAGCCCGGACCAGGTGCAGGGCGGCCCCCTGCCCCTCGGCCCCCTCGCGCCGTGCGCCACGTTCACGGTCCCGAACCACGGCGACGCGGAGAACCAGGGACGCAGCGGCGTGATCAGCTTCGCTGCGGCGCCGGTCGCGCCGGGCTCGCGCGACGCAGTCGTCCTGGTCTCGGTGGCCGCCGGGGCGCGCGGTATTGACGAGGTCATCAGCCCGAACCTGAAGATGCGCACGACGCTCGCGTTCTTGGTGCCCACCGACAGTACGACGTGCACGGCGCTCGGCCCGATCAACCTCGAGACGTTCGACCAGCTGACGTTCTGA
- a CDS encoding GNAT family N-acetyltransferase yields MGAVSVRPIEERDVERAGDVNFTAFLDVALRHGQPPTVTSPADSRSYVRHLLGFDALGGLVAEVDDEIVGMAWVHPRGPVATLGPVAVEPRSQRRGIGRALVERCLEIAGPRVPQVRLVHESFNAASLGLYLRCGFRVVAPLLELELRAGASCVAPAVAGTVVRPADTPDRSRLVERDGRAFGAPRPQSVDLYLRRGRALVAERAGAFAGYVFGIGFRDLGYLGSAAADDVDVLLLLVAGLAQPMSAEGHRLRILVAAGDRRLVDGLLALGFRVFRACQYLVRGGGTAPPPNYVLMNGDMM; encoded by the coding sequence ATGGGGGCGGTCAGCGTCCGCCCGATCGAGGAGCGCGACGTCGAGCGCGCCGGCGACGTCAACTTCACCGCCTTCCTCGACGTCGCCCTGCGCCACGGCCAGCCGCCGACGGTGACGTCGCCGGCGGACAGCCGCAGCTACGTGCGTCACCTGCTCGGGTTCGACGCGCTCGGGGGGCTCGTGGCCGAGGTCGACGACGAGATCGTCGGCATGGCGTGGGTGCATCCGCGCGGCCCCGTGGCGACGCTGGGCCCGGTCGCCGTGGAGCCGCGTTCCCAGCGCCGCGGCATCGGCCGCGCGCTCGTCGAGCGCTGCCTCGAGATCGCCGGGCCGCGCGTGCCGCAGGTCCGTCTGGTGCACGAGAGCTTCAACGCGGCGTCCCTCGGCCTCTACCTGCGCTGCGGCTTTCGGGTCGTGGCGCCCCTGCTCGAGCTCGAGCTGCGGGCGGGAGCGAGCTGCGTGGCGCCGGCGGTCGCCGGGACCGTCGTGCGGCCGGCCGACACGCCCGACCGCAGCCGGCTCGTCGAGCGCGACGGCCGCGCGTTCGGCGCCCCGCGTCCGCAGAGCGTCGATCTCTATCTGCGGCGGGGGCGTGCGCTCGTCGCGGAGCGCGCCGGCGCGTTCGCCGGCTACGTGTTCGGCATCGGCTTCCGCGACCTCGGCTATCTCGGCTCCGCCGCCGCCGACGACGTCGACGTCCTGCTGCTCCTCGTCGCCGGGCTGGCGCAGCCGATGTCGGCCGAGGGACATCGCCTGCGCATCCTCGTCGCCGCCGGCGATCGCCGCCTGGTCGACGGCCTTCTCGCGCTCGGCTTCCGGGTGTTCCGCGCCTGTCAGTATCTCGTGCGCGGCGGCGGGACGGCACCGCCGCCGAACTACGTCCTCATGAACGGCGACATGATGTGA
- a CDS encoding enoyl-CoA hydratase/isomerase family protein — protein MTDALVTCRREDAIAILTLNRPEKRNALNREVLRVLAGLLAEIERDREVRAVVLHGAGKVFSAGVDFATLREDAGDAPPAPFRVLVGEMQALVSRFEAVEKPIVVAMHGVAPGLALELALACDVRIVTRDCRIGLPEVKIGLVPDVGGTARLVRTVGHARAKELILTGRLVAADEALRLGLVHEVVPADAHLDAALRVAREIAGNAPLAVGLAKRIVDLGAHLDTSTFLQVEQLAQSVLLATADAREGTAALAERRAPRFTGR, from the coding sequence ATGACCGACGCGCTCGTCACCTGCCGCCGCGAGGACGCGATCGCGATCCTCACTTTGAACCGACCGGAGAAGCGCAACGCGCTCAACCGCGAGGTCCTTCGCGTCCTGGCGGGGCTGCTGGCCGAGATCGAGCGCGACCGTGAGGTGCGCGCGGTGGTCCTGCACGGCGCCGGAAAGGTGTTCAGTGCCGGTGTCGACTTCGCCACCCTGCGCGAGGACGCCGGCGACGCGCCGCCTGCCCCGTTCCGGGTGCTCGTCGGCGAGATGCAGGCGCTGGTGTCGCGCTTCGAAGCGGTCGAGAAGCCGATCGTCGTCGCGATGCACGGGGTCGCGCCCGGGCTCGCGCTGGAGCTGGCGCTTGCCTGCGACGTCCGCATCGTCACCCGCGACTGCCGGATCGGCCTGCCGGAGGTGAAGATCGGCCTCGTGCCCGACGTCGGGGGCACGGCCCGCCTGGTGCGGACCGTCGGTCACGCCCGGGCCAAGGAGCTGATTCTCACCGGCCGGCTCGTCGCCGCCGACGAGGCCCTGCGTCTCGGGCTGGTGCACGAGGTCGTTCCCGCCGACGCCCACCTCGACGCGGCCCTGCGGGTCGCGCGCGAGATCGCCGGCAACGCGCCCCTCGCCGTCGGCCTGGCGAAGCGCATCGTCGACCTGGGCGCGCACCTCGACACGTCGACGTTCCTCCAGGTGGAGCAGCTCGCGCAGAGCGTGCTGCTCGCGACCGCCGACGCGCGTGAGGGCACCGCCGCGCTCGCCGAGCGGCGGGCTCCCCGCTTCACCGGCCGCTGA
- a CDS encoding HDOD domain-containing protein, translating to MIEPGARLDAKAVRRQVERLRELPTLPAVVGRIVELLERPDADLSDVAALIETDQVLTAHLLRLANTAFYGLSGTVGTVTQALTVLGTTVTRSLLYGTAVLDLRIDLAGFWEHSIGTAVAAGALAKHLALKKPEEVSGAGLLHDIGKVVLYKQAPEAFAAVLARTRDEGLAFRDAERALLGVDHAEVASWLLTRWRFPPRLLEPIVCHHRPTHARAFPVEAAVVHVANTLVRAVGYGFGGDGRIPQIAPEAWRRLGLSPDDLDQVLDVFERDLGDAQVALHG from the coding sequence GTGATCGAGCCCGGCGCCCGCCTCGACGCCAAGGCGGTCCGCCGCCAGGTGGAGCGGTTGCGCGAGCTGCCGACGCTGCCGGCCGTGGTCGGGCGCATCGTCGAGCTGCTCGAGCGTCCCGACGCCGATCTCTCCGACGTGGCGGCGCTGATCGAGACCGACCAGGTCCTGACCGCGCACCTCCTGCGGCTCGCGAACACGGCCTTCTACGGCCTCTCGGGCACCGTCGGCACCGTGACCCAGGCGCTGACGGTGCTCGGCACGACGGTGACGCGGTCGCTCCTCTACGGCACGGCGGTGCTCGACCTGCGCATCGACCTCGCCGGCTTCTGGGAGCACTCGATCGGCACCGCCGTGGCCGCCGGCGCGCTCGCGAAGCATCTCGCGCTGAAGAAGCCCGAGGAGGTCTCGGGCGCCGGCCTGCTGCACGACATCGGCAAGGTCGTCCTCTACAAGCAGGCCCCCGAGGCGTTCGCCGCGGTACTGGCGCGCACGCGCGACGAGGGCCTCGCGTTCCGCGACGCCGAGCGGGCACTGCTCGGCGTCGACCACGCCGAGGTCGCCTCGTGGCTGCTGACGCGCTGGCGCTTCCCGCCGCGGCTCCTCGAGCCCATCGTCTGCCACCACCGCCCGACGCACGCGCGCGCGTTCCCGGTCGAGGCGGCCGTCGTCCACGTCGCCAACACCCTCGTGCGCGCGGTCGGCTACGGCTTCGGCGGCGACGGGCGCATTCCGCAGATCGCGCCCGAGGCGTGGCGACGGCTCGGGCTCTCGCCCGACGACCTCGACCAGGTGCTCGACGTCTTCGAGCGCGACCTCGGCGACGCTCAGGTCGCGCTGCACGGCTAG
- a CDS encoding D-alanyl-D-alanine carboxypeptidase, whose amino-acid sequence MKARRGVGALVLILAGASLAAGAPKTSAPKAAAASAARNEPVAYLVVDADTGAVLAEKDADKSWPPASMTKMMPVLLALERVRAGQASLGDPVSVSARSEATGGSQVYLARGEQFTLGQMLEAVMVASANDATVAVAEHLAGSNEAMVEQMNARARALGLTGTRFASVHGLPPERGQEPDMMTARDLATLGRELMKFPEAMRWAATDQTTFRNGTFEMRNTNHLVRTYDGITGLKTGYIAASGFSVTASAKRGDLGIVAVVLGAPTKKACFAEASRIMSETFATWRSVVAARRGVAIGTVPVSSGSATTVDALPVSDLRVLVKRAEDKGLAVEARIPRLVQAPVQREQAMGEVVVRRGDQVLGRVPVVAGSTVASAGWLAWFWNWGLPSADAAPAAATTAQR is encoded by the coding sequence ATGAAGGCACGACGGGGTGTGGGAGCGCTGGTACTGATCCTCGCCGGGGCGTCGTTGGCGGCAGGCGCCCCGAAGACGAGCGCGCCGAAGGCCGCGGCCGCGTCGGCGGCACGCAACGAGCCGGTCGCCTACCTCGTCGTCGATGCCGACACCGGCGCCGTCCTGGCCGAGAAGGACGCCGACAAGTCGTGGCCGCCCGCGTCGATGACCAAGATGATGCCGGTCCTTCTGGCACTCGAGCGCGTGCGCGCCGGCCAGGCGTCGCTCGGCGACCCGGTCTCCGTGTCGGCGCGTTCGGAGGCGACCGGCGGCTCGCAGGTGTATCTGGCGCGGGGCGAGCAGTTCACGCTCGGCCAGATGCTCGAGGCGGTCATGGTGGCGTCGGCGAACGATGCGACCGTGGCGGTGGCCGAGCACCTCGCCGGCTCCAACGAGGCGATGGTCGAGCAGATGAACGCGCGCGCCCGCGCCCTCGGGCTCACCGGCACGCGCTTCGCGAGCGTCCACGGCCTGCCGCCCGAGCGCGGCCAGGAGCCCGACATGATGACGGCCCGCGACTTGGCGACGCTCGGCCGCGAGCTCATGAAGTTCCCCGAGGCGATGCGCTGGGCGGCCACGGACCAGACGACGTTCCGGAACGGCACCTTCGAGATGCGCAACACGAACCACCTCGTGCGCACCTACGACGGTATCACCGGGCTGAAGACCGGCTACATCGCGGCGTCGGGCTTCTCGGTGACGGCGAGCGCGAAGCGCGGTGATCTCGGCATCGTCGCCGTGGTGCTCGGTGCGCCCACGAAGAAGGCGTGCTTCGCGGAGGCGTCGCGGATCATGAGCGAGACGTTCGCGACCTGGCGGTCCGTCGTCGCCGCGCGGCGCGGCGTCGCGATCGGCACCGTGCCGGTGTCGAGCGGCAGCGCGACCACCGTCGACGCGCTGCCGGTGTCGGACCTGCGCGTGCTCGTGAAGCGGGCCGAGGACAAGGGCCTCGCGGTCGAGGCACGCATCCCACGGCTGGTGCAGGCGCCGGTGCAGCGCGAGCAGGCGATGGGCGAGGTCGTGGTCCGGCGCGGCGACCAGGTGCTGGGCCGCGTGCCCGTCGTCGCCGGCAGCACGGTCGCGTCGGCGGGCTGGCTCGCCTGGTTCTGGAACTGGGGCCTACCCAGCGCCGATGCGGCGCCCGCGGCCGCGACGACCGCGCAGCGGTAG